From the genome of Desulfovibrio sp. JY:
CCTGGTTCCGATAAAGTGCCTTCTTGTTTCGCCCTGCCGCTCTGGTAAAAGGGTCGGCAAGGCATGGACGACAAGGAGGAAGACGGCCAATGCTCAACAGACGTGTCTTTATGAAGGGTGCGGCCGTAGCCGCCCTGGGGGCGACGGTCGGGTTGCCGACGCGGCAGGCGGTGGCCGGGCCTCCGGCCAAGGTGTCGCGTCAGGTCCCGGGCTATTTCCGCTTGCCGGTCGGCGACATCGAGGTCACGGCCCTCTACGACGGCGGCGTGACCATCCCGCCCAAGATCCTCCACGGCGCGACGCCCCGGGAGATCGACGATCTGGTGCGGCAGGCCTGCATCGACCTGGAACAGGGCCTGCCCACGGCGATCAACGCCTTTCTCATCAATACCGGAAACCATCTGCTGCTGGTGGATACCGGTGCCGGGGTGGCTTTCGGGAAAAAGGCGGGATTGCTGCCGGACAACATCCGGGCCGCCGGCTACGATCCCCATGAGATCGGTGTGGTGCTGCTCACCCATCTCCATTCCGACCACGCCCTGGGCCTGACCGACGGGGCCGGTAGCGCGGTTTTCCCCCAGGCCCGTGTGCGCGTGGCCGCGGCCGAGGCGGCCTATTGGCTGGGGCCGGATGCAGCGCAACGTATCCCCGAGGAAAAACGCAAAATGTTGCCGGCGATCAAGGCCGCCCTGGCGCCGTACCAGGAAGCGGGCCGCTTTTCGACGTTCGCCCCGGGCGAGACGCCGGCTCCGGGCGTGGAGGCCGTGGCGCTCCCCGGACACACGCCCGGCCACACCGGCTATCGTCTGGCCTCGAAAGGGCAGGGCATCCTTTTCTGGGGCGATATCGTCCACTGTCTGGCCGTGCAGTTTCCACGCCCGGAGGTGTCCATCGACTTCGACATCGACCAGCCGGCGGCCGTGGCCACGCGAACCGCGCTCATGAAATCCCTGGCGACGGGGAAGGAGTGGGTGGCCGGGGCGCATCTGCCCTTTCCCAGCCTCGGGCACGTGCGGCAAGCCGGTGCTGG
Proteins encoded in this window:
- a CDS encoding MBL fold metallo-hydrolase, producing the protein MLNRRVFMKGAAVAALGATVGLPTRQAVAGPPAKVSRQVPGYFRLPVGDIEVTALYDGGVTIPPKILHGATPREIDDLVRQACIDLEQGLPTAINAFLINTGNHLLLVDTGAGVAFGKKAGLLPDNIRAAGYDPHEIGVVLLTHLHSDHALGLTDGAGSAVFPQARVRVAAAEAAYWLGPDAAQRIPEEKRKMLPAIKAALAPYQEAGRFSTFAPGETPAPGVEAVALPGHTPGHTGYRLASKGQGILFWGDIVHCLAVQFPRPEVSIDFDIDQPAAVATRTALMKSLATGKEWVAGAHLPFPSLGHVRQAGAGYAWCPALYAG